In a genomic window of Bernardetia sp.:
- a CDS encoding cysteine peptidase family C39 domain-containing protein has translation MKNTITILLDKLGVEYTPFYLQTLTEKCNNAQTLSDIKLLLAYYKVDSLAVQIGREELSEIPLPALVLSAEEDENGKVHNDYFVLESLEDEKVSLISPKGEKKSVIIEDFEKSWTGYTLLLDKNKNSKEPNYLAHKKAEQKQKVLNTSKTIVQVLVVASLLFIIGNSLFSSGNFSISSLFEISFYLLHGIGFVLSAILLSGEIFKDNVVFKKACTAFGNSSSCADTTNTDKTTKIDTLKNWFTFSELGVYYFFGGFLFLLISNAFGLFIQSLIAVLGIVAVITSLYYQKFVLKTWCSLCVSVMAVLSVQAILGGIFLSVSDAPNITTFTFISALSIFLFAFLLPTLVWNVLKPIFTKYNSYKNKNQKLHSFKYDFELFQTLLSQSRKIDTTHIPTHFVEGNDVSVDDEEEYNKVSLVVISRPTCPPCKTAKKDLQKLRESFGNYFTTTTCHLTMSQKNEDYKQISEMLSDLPTPYSESEKESIISEHYAWINQQGITFTPAFIVNGRLLPENYRVSDLEYFLVHLANEMDEVEENKEEQLSL, from the coding sequence ATGAAAAATACAATTACCATCTTATTAGATAAATTAGGCGTAGAATACACACCTTTTTATTTACAAACACTTACAGAAAAGTGTAATAATGCACAAACATTGAGTGATATAAAATTGCTCTTGGCTTATTATAAAGTAGATTCTTTGGCTGTGCAGATTGGAAGAGAGGAGCTTTCAGAAATACCATTACCTGCACTCGTTTTGTCTGCTGAAGAAGATGAAAATGGTAAAGTTCATAATGACTATTTCGTTTTAGAAAGTTTAGAAGACGAGAAAGTAAGTCTGATAAGCCCTAAAGGAGAAAAAAAATCTGTTATAATAGAAGATTTTGAGAAATCTTGGACAGGCTACACACTTCTATTAGACAAGAATAAAAATTCTAAAGAACCTAATTATCTTGCTCACAAGAAAGCAGAACAAAAACAAAAAGTATTGAACACTAGCAAAACGATTGTCCAAGTGCTAGTTGTTGCTTCACTTTTATTCATAATTGGAAATTCTCTATTTTCAAGTGGTAATTTTTCTATTTCTTCCCTTTTTGAAATCTCATTTTACCTTCTTCATGGTATTGGGTTCGTACTTAGTGCAATCTTACTTTCTGGAGAAATTTTTAAAGACAATGTGGTTTTCAAAAAAGCCTGTACTGCCTTTGGTAACTCATCCTCTTGTGCTGATACAACAAATACAGACAAAACAACTAAAATTGATACTCTAAAAAACTGGTTTACTTTTTCAGAACTGGGTGTTTATTATTTCTTTGGAGGATTTCTCTTCTTACTCATTAGTAATGCTTTTGGGCTATTCATTCAAAGTTTGATAGCTGTGTTGGGAATAGTTGCAGTAATTACTTCGCTCTACTATCAAAAATTTGTACTCAAAACGTGGTGTTCTTTGTGCGTTTCTGTGATGGCAGTATTGTCTGTACAAGCTATATTAGGAGGAATTTTTTTATCTGTTTCTGATGCCCCTAATATTACAACATTTACTTTCATTTCTGCTCTTTCTATATTTCTGTTTGCCTTTCTATTGCCTACCCTTGTATGGAATGTTTTAAAACCTATTTTCACAAAATACAATTCCTATAAAAATAAAAATCAGAAACTACATTCTTTCAAATATGACTTTGAGCTTTTTCAAACTCTGCTCTCACAATCTAGAAAAATAGATACTACGCATATACCAACACATTTTGTTGAAGGAAATGACGTTTCTGTTGATGACGAAGAGGAATATAATAAAGTCTCATTGGTAGTAATTAGTCGCCCTACGTGTCCACCGTGCAAAACGGCAAAGAAAGATTTACAAAAATTAAGAGAAAGCTTCGGTAATTATTTTACCACTACAACTTGTCATCTGACGATGAGTCAGAAAAATGAAGACTACAAACAAATCTCAGAAATGCTTTCTGACCTTCCAACACCTTACTCAGAAAGTGAAAAAGAGAGCATTATTTCAGAACATTATGCTTGGATAAATCAGCAGGGAATTACCTTTACTCCAGCTTTTATTGTAAATGGAAGGCTTCTACCAGAAAATTATAGAGTTTCAGATTTGGAATATTTCTTAGTTCATTTGGCTAATGAGATGGACGAAGTGGAAGAAAACAAAGAAGAACAATTATC